Genomic DNA from bacterium:
TCTTCCCCCGCATCAAGGAGCGGGTCAACAACAAGGGAAGCCAGCTCAGCGGCGGCGAGCAGCAGATGCTCACCATGGCCAGGGGGCTGGGCACCGAGCCGAAGCTCATGCTCATCGATGAGCCGACCGAGGGCCTCATGCCGGCCTACGTCGAAACAATCCGCCACGTCCTCGAGGAAATCCAGAAGAAAGGCATCGCCATCCTCCTGACCGAGCAGAACTTCAAGATGGCCCTGACCCTCACCAAGCGGGCCTACCTGATCGAAAAGGGCCTCATCCAGTGGGAGGGGGCCTCCGCGGACCTTCTCAAGGACGAGGAAACGCGCCGCCGCTACCTCGGCGTCTAGGCCTCGCGCCGCACATCAAAAAAGCCCGCCGGGAAGGCGGGCTTTTTTGATGTGCCCTTTTTTCGGAAAAACTACTTCTTCCGCTCATCCACCAGCCGCCGGGCCTTGACCTGCTTCATCGGGTCGTGAATCTCGCCCGAGGCCGCAAACTCCACATCCGGCCGCACCATCACCGCCTTGCGTACCTTCTCGGGGATCTCCCGCGAGAGCCGCTCTTGCTCAGAGTCGTCCGCCTCCAGGCGGATGCGCAGCTCATCCATCGAATCGGGGTCGGCCGGATCGCTCTTGCGAATCACGATCTGGTACTCGCGCACGCTCCGGTCGGCGGCCAGCATCTCGAAAACAATATCGGGGTTCAGGAGCATCCCCTTCACCTTCACCAGATCGCCCGTGCGGCGCGGCATCTGCACAATACGCTCCCCGTAGCGGCCGCAATGGGGACAGGCCTCGGTCTTGAGGCCGATGAGGTCTCCAACGAGGTAGCGGAGAAAGACCGTCCCCCGCCGGTGCAGATGGGTCAGGGCGATCTGCCCCTCCTCCCCCTCGGGAAGGCGCCGGCCCGTCTCCGGGTCCACCACCTCCAGGAAATACAGATCGGGCACCACGTTGTGCGGGGCCGCCCCGTTGCAGCACTGGATCAACCCGCCCTGCATCTCGGTCGCGGCGTAGCGCGCCCGCACCTGCGGGTCGGCCGCCCCGAAATGGCGGAGATGATCCATGTATTCCTCATACAGCCCCTTTCCGACCGCCTCGCCCGTCGTCAAAACCATTCGGACCCGGGGGAGCGAAACATCCCGCTCGCGGGCCCGCCGCAAGAACCGCCGGGCGAAGCTCGGCACCCCCCAGATGACGGTCGGGCTCGCCGCCGCCACGCAATCCACCGCCTCATCCAGCGAGCGGCGCACCGGGTACTCCGGGTGCGGGCTTCCCGTCAGGGCGCTCACGATGGGCAGCCCCATGATCTCCGCCGAACGGACGCAGCACAGAAAGCCGCCAAGCGGCATCGGGGAGAGTGGATAGAGATTCGCGATCAGATCGCCTGTCCGCAGGCCTTCGGCCTCGTTGCAGATCCGGGCCTGAAGGAGAATGTGGTACTGGTCATGGGTATTGTTGAAAAAAGGGGAGGGCTTTCCGCTCGTGGTGCCCGTGGTGTAGGCCACGTTCCAGAGCGTGCGCTCCTCGAAGGGCAAATCCGCCAGCCGGGCCGGGTCGAGGCGGAACTGCTCGGGGCCCGCCATGTAGTCCGCTTTTTGGGTGAGCGGGAGCTTTTCCAGATCCTCCAGCGTCCGGATGTCCTCCGGCGCAAGACCCAGCGTTTTGAAGCGCTCCCGGTAGAAGGGATGCGCCCGGCCGCAAAGTTCCACCGTCCGGCGGAGCCGCGCCTCGCGGACCGCTCCCAGGGCTTCTGCATCATCTTGCACCGCCGAATCCGGTTTCGCCATTGTCTTTCGCCGCCCTCTTTAAAAAATTCCCGCCTGCCGTTGAAGGCCACGAACATACCGGGCGATCAGCGCAATCTCCGCATCGCTCAGGCCGGGAATGGGCTCCATGTCGCCGAAGCGCCAGTGGTGCTGCCGGGCGCCGCGGCGAACCGCCAGCGTAAACGCCTGATCGGAATGATGGCCGGGCGCATAGTAGAGGTGCACCAAGGGAGGACCCTTGTCGTTTCCGGCGCCCTTCTCTCCGTGGCACTCCAGGCAGCTGACTGCGTACAGTGCCTTCCCCGCCGCCATCGAGACAGCGGGCGCCGGAGCAGAAGCGGCCGGAGAACGTGCCGGCGCTGGCGGCGCCTTCGGGCCCAAAGAGCCGGTAACATACAACAGAGTCCCGAATCCGGCCGCCAGAGCGGCGGCCGCGACAACCCCTTTTTGCATTTCCTTCTCGCTTTTCCCGAAAAACGAATCCCGATAAAACCGAAAGGCATCCTACGCGGGAGGGCATCATCATTCAATCGCAAGCGTTGAAATTACCCGTATTTCCCTCTACCCTGAGACATCCCCTATCCAAAATGGATTTTTGGAGGCGACAATGACCCATCCCGATTTCGAGCGCGCCGCCCGGCACATCACGCCGGACGCCCTGCGGCAAACCTTGACGGCAATGGTGGATATCCCCAGCCCGACCGGCGGCGAGGGCCCGATGGCCGAATATCTCGAGGGCAGGCTCCGCGCCGCCGGCTGCCGGACCTTCCTGCAAGAGCTCAGCCCCGGAAGGCCCAACACCGCGGGGGTGCGCGAGGGCAGCGGCGGCGGCGTCAATCTTCTTTTCACCGGCCACATGGACACCTCCTACGACGGGAACGAGGACTATCTCACCGGCGAGGGCTTCAAGCCGCGTGCGGTGCACCGCGACGGATGGGTCTGGGGCCTCGGGGCCAACAACATGAAAAGCGGCCTGGCGGGCGCCCTCGTGGCGCTGGAAGCCATCGCGAAAGAGGACATCTCCCTGCGCGGCGACATCACCCTGGCCGGGGTGTGCGGTGAGATCGAAAAGGCGGCCATCGAGGAGTTTCAGGGCGAGTCCTTCTCGGGCTACGGCACGGGAACGCGCCATCTCATCCTCCACGGCGTCACCGCCGATTTCGCCGTTCTGGCCGAGCCGACCGGCCTTCGCGTCTCCAACGCGAACATGGGCTGCATCTGGGCCCAGATCACCGCGCAGGGAACAGTCTCGCACAGCGTGTTCACCTCCCGGCCCGGCATCTCGAACGCCATCGAGGAAATCCACCGCATCCAAAGCGCCGTGACGGAATGGGCGAAGGACTACGAATCGCGCCATGTGTGCATGGGCGAGCGGCCCAACGTGACGATCGCCGCCATCCGGGGCGGGCTCCCCTGGCGCCTCTCGCGAAATCCCATCGCGTGCAGCCTCTATCTCGACATCCGCACAGTGCCGGGCCAGACTCTCGATGAGATCAAGCGCGAGCTCAGGGTGCTTCTCCAAAATGTCGCCCGGGAGAGCGGGGGCCCGGAGGCCGCGCTTTCTTTCTACGTCAACGATCCGGCGACGATCATCGATCCCGAAAGCCCCATCATCCGCGCCATGCAGGAGGCGAACGCGGCGGTCACCGGCGCCCCGGCCGAGCTGTTGATGCGGCGGCCTGCCGCCGATTCCACGCATCTCAACCGCTACGATATTCCCTGCGCGGTGTACGGGCCCGGCGGAAGGATGCACCCGGACGCCAAGAAGAAGGGGCTGATGCACGCGACGGGCGAGCATGTATTCGTCGAGGACATGGTGGTGGCGGCCAAGGTGTACCTCGCCTGCGCCCTCGCGCTGTGCAGCCAAGCGCCCGGGAAGGTGGGGCTCGCCTGAGCCCGGTGGTGCCCTGAAAATCAAAAAGACGGAAAAAGGCGGGACGAGGCGTCCCGCCCTTCTTTTGTCGCAGATGAACTCCGGCTTCAGTGAACCGTCACCCCCCTTTCCACTCCGGCGGCCCCCTCCGGGGCGGGCTTCTTCTCCCGAATGACAAAGACCGGACACGGCGCGGTGCGGATCACCTTCTCCGCCACGCTTCCGATCACCATGCGGCTCACTCCATTGCGCCCGTGGGTGCCCATCACGATGAGGTCGAATTCTCCTGCGCCCGCAAACTGCACGATATCGCTGGCCGGATCGCCGCCCCATACCACGATTGCCTTCGCCGTCGCGCCGGCTTCCGCCTTGCGGAGCATGCCGGAGAGCGTATCTTCGAGCCTTTGGTGCTCGTCTTCCTTGATCTTGGTTTCGTGGATTCTCTGCGTCTTCTCCAACTCGGACATCTCGCGCAAGAGATACTCGGGCTCGGGCGCAACATGGAGCGCCACGACAGCAGCCTCCCATTTATTTGCGATCTCCATCCCGGCCTTGAGCACCTCCGGGCTCACCTCGGACATATCCAGGGGAATCAAAACTTTTCTCGGATGGAAAATCATCGTTCTCCTCCTTTCTGCGCGGCGGGAGGGGCCAATTCTCCACATCTTATGATTTCAATATAGGCCGTCGAGATAATTAGCGGCCAAACCACCACTTCAAAAAAATGAGTTACCGATATTCAACGCTTCAATTCTTTTAAAATCCCCCGACTCCGAAACTGAAATGGGCACCCGCAAAAAATTCTCTTGCCAAACATTCACCCAAAGCGCATATTTGAGAAGGTAGCGGAGATACTCGAGAGATGGCCGTGAAATGCGGCCGGCACCCGGCAAGGGCCGGGGGGATGGAGCGCCGATGGCGGCACTCCGAAGGGTATCGTTCCCACTGAGAGAGGGAGGAGTTCTATGAAGCCAGATAGAAATCCCGTTTCACGTGCCGAGCAGTCAACCTCCCCGGCTCCAGAAGTCGGCCGGGCGGGGAGGAAACTCAAGGGCTGACTCCTTTCATAACGGGCGACAAAACGTCCGTATCGGCGAACCGGAGAGACCGGGCCGAAAACGAAGATTCAGGAGCGGGGTGCAACGCCCCGCTCCTTTTTTGTCTGCGCGTCGACGCGCCTACACCCCGAAATCCTTGAGCTTCGTCTCTCCCAGGCCCAGGGCGTGCCCCATTTCGTGGAGCAGAAGATTCCCCATGTAACCCCGGTAGGCGTCGGCGTCCCCCCCGCAATGCATCTTCATGGGCGCGGCGTAAATCTCGAT
This window encodes:
- a CDS encoding M20/M25/M40 family metallo-hydrolase, encoding MTHPDFERAARHITPDALRQTLTAMVDIPSPTGGEGPMAEYLEGRLRAAGCRTFLQELSPGRPNTAGVREGSGGGVNLLFTGHMDTSYDGNEDYLTGEGFKPRAVHRDGWVWGLGANNMKSGLAGALVALEAIAKEDISLRGDITLAGVCGEIEKAAIEEFQGESFSGYGTGTRHLILHGVTADFAVLAEPTGLRVSNANMGCIWAQITAQGTVSHSVFTSRPGISNAIEEIHRIQSAVTEWAKDYESRHVCMGERPNVTIAAIRGGLPWRLSRNPIACSLYLDIRTVPGQTLDEIKRELRVLLQNVARESGGPEAALSFYVNDPATIIDPESPIIRAMQEANAAVTGAPAELLMRRPAADSTHLNRYDIPCAVYGPGGRMHPDAKKKGLMHATGEHVFVEDMVVAAKVYLACALALCSQAPGKVGLA
- a CDS encoding universal stress protein produces the protein MIFHPRKVLIPLDMSEVSPEVLKAGMEIANKWEAAVVALHVAPEPEYLLREMSELEKTQRIHETKIKEDEHQRLEDTLSGMLRKAEAGATAKAIVVWGGDPASDIVQFAGAGEFDLIVMGTHGRNGVSRMVIGSVAEKVIRTAPCPVFVIREKKPAPEGAAGVERGVTVH
- a CDS encoding AMP-binding protein; this encodes MAKPDSAVQDDAEALGAVREARLRRTVELCGRAHPFYRERFKTLGLAPEDIRTLEDLEKLPLTQKADYMAGPEQFRLDPARLADLPFEERTLWNVAYTTGTTSGKPSPFFNNTHDQYHILLQARICNEAEGLRTGDLIANLYPLSPMPLGGFLCCVRSAEIMGLPIVSALTGSPHPEYPVRRSLDEAVDCVAAASPTVIWGVPSFARRFLRRARERDVSLPRVRMVLTTGEAVGKGLYEEYMDHLRHFGAADPQVRARYAATEMQGGLIQCCNGAAPHNVVPDLYFLEVVDPETGRRLPEGEEGQIALTHLHRRGTVFLRYLVGDLIGLKTEACPHCGRYGERIVQMPRRTGDLVKVKGMLLNPDIVFEMLAADRSVREYQIVIRKSDPADPDSMDELRIRLEADDSEQERLSREIPEKVRKAVMVRPDVEFAASGEIHDPMKQVKARRLVDERKK
- a CDS encoding ABC transporter ATP-binding protein; the protein is MAFLGRNGAGKTTTMKTIMGLLPAQSGTITMNGEDITPFAAHDVSTRGISLIPEDRQVFPNLTVFENLKISRLPVDGAKHLDDFLDWIFTLFPRIKERVNNKGSQLSGGEQQMLTMARGLGTEPKLMLIDEPTEGLMPAYVETIRHVLEEIQKKGIAILLTEQNFKMALTLTKRAYLIEKGLIQWEGASADLLKDEETRRRYLGV
- a CDS encoding cytochrome c, yielding MQKGVVAAAALAAGFGTLLYVTGSLGPKAPPAPARSPAASAPAPAVSMAAGKALYAVSCLECHGEKGAGNDKGPPLVHLYYAPGHHSDQAFTLAVRRGARQHHWRFGDMEPIPGLSDAEIALIARYVRGLQRQAGIF